In Arthrobacter sp. SLBN-112, a genomic segment contains:
- a CDS encoding OmpL47-type beta-barrel domain-containing protein encodes MSFAIRNASLFLRRPSRRLPWIVTALLLLLGTGTAAYAFWASTTSSSNAAAAADALSPGSKPAVTATGAALTVSWAGGTTVNGHAATGYTVTRYSAASGGTATPATGGCAGTVTTLTCTEQSVPGGVWYYTVTPAIALWTGAESPRSNGTSNDSTAPVATVSGISPTPNAAGWNNTSPVSVTVTADDGAAGSGVVSISYVLDGGAQQTVSGALAVVPVSGDGTHTLTYFATDKVGNAGSAQSQTVRIDTQAPAAPGFTTVPQYVYSGNVSSVPVSGTAEAGATVSFVASDAGSAHSVPVTVTASGTGSWSASLDLSSLNQGTVTYSATATDAAGNTGPAGTATSTKDTLAPAAAQGLSVPPYVNSAKVASVLVSGSAEAGATVTVSAMSPGSPAPVTGTATSVGGAWSMNLNLTSLSDGTVTYTVTVKDAAGNTSAPATASDTKDTVAPVLTLDKLPNVLKGNVTSYQVSGTNDSGSTVNLTVSDPATSVPATGSGSSWNTGNLNLSALQDSNPVNVPSITIVATTADPAGNSTTVTAKVIKDTAAPAVAGIALANGTNGAKSGTPDARDTVTITYSEAMDPAKFCAGWSGGSLSGTATITNGTPATNDTISFTSSSCTAPNIGTILLGGDYVGTTAATFGANGTASTLTWDSATKTLTIKLGNAPTGQGAVNTSVVPGTPSYTPNSNLTDLAGNPFATPIATFTASSSGF; translated from the coding sequence ATGAGCTTCGCCATCCGTAACGCGTCCCTCTTCCTCCGCCGCCCGTCCCGCCGGCTGCCCTGGATCGTCACCGCCCTGCTGCTCCTGCTGGGCACGGGAACCGCCGCCTACGCGTTCTGGGCATCCACCACCAGCAGCAGCAACGCAGCCGCCGCCGCAGACGCACTCTCGCCAGGATCCAAGCCTGCGGTCACCGCCACCGGCGCCGCTTTGACGGTCAGCTGGGCCGGCGGGACTACCGTCAATGGCCACGCCGCCACGGGTTACACCGTGACCCGTTACTCCGCGGCCAGCGGCGGTACGGCCACTCCCGCCACCGGCGGCTGTGCCGGGACCGTCACCACGCTGACCTGCACGGAACAGTCCGTGCCCGGCGGCGTCTGGTACTACACGGTGACGCCTGCGATCGCCCTCTGGACCGGCGCCGAGAGCCCGCGAAGCAACGGCACCAGCAACGATTCCACCGCACCTGTGGCCACGGTTTCAGGTATCTCGCCCACGCCCAACGCGGCAGGGTGGAACAACACGAGCCCGGTCAGCGTGACCGTCACGGCGGATGACGGGGCTGCCGGGTCCGGCGTCGTCTCCATTTCCTACGTGCTCGACGGCGGTGCGCAGCAGACGGTGAGCGGCGCCTTGGCCGTCGTCCCCGTCAGCGGCGACGGAACGCACACGCTCACGTACTTCGCCACGGACAAGGTGGGCAATGCCGGGTCCGCGCAGAGCCAGACGGTGCGGATCGACACACAGGCGCCGGCCGCACCCGGCTTCACCACAGTCCCCCAGTACGTTTATTCGGGGAACGTTTCCTCGGTTCCGGTCAGCGGCACCGCCGAGGCGGGGGCCACAGTGTCCTTCGTTGCCAGCGACGCCGGTTCCGCGCATTCCGTGCCGGTCACGGTAACGGCCTCCGGTACGGGTAGCTGGTCTGCCAGCCTGGACTTGAGCAGCCTGAACCAGGGCACCGTCACGTACTCGGCCACGGCCACGGACGCCGCAGGCAACACCGGCCCAGCCGGGACAGCTACTTCCACGAAAGACACGCTGGCTCCGGCCGCGGCGCAGGGCCTGAGCGTGCCACCGTACGTGAACAGCGCCAAAGTTGCTTCGGTTCTTGTTTCGGGAAGCGCGGAAGCAGGGGCCACCGTCACCGTTTCGGCAATGAGCCCGGGGTCTCCAGCACCGGTCACCGGCACGGCCACATCTGTTGGAGGCGCCTGGTCGATGAACCTGAATCTCACGTCGCTGAGCGACGGGACGGTCACCTACACCGTCACGGTGAAGGACGCCGCGGGGAACACCAGTGCCCCTGCCACTGCATCGGACACGAAGGACACGGTGGCACCCGTCCTGACCCTAGATAAGCTGCCCAACGTCCTGAAGGGAAATGTCACCAGCTACCAGGTCAGCGGGACTAACGATTCCGGTTCAACCGTGAATCTAACTGTCAGCGACCCTGCCACGAGCGTCCCGGCAACGGGGTCGGGATCCAGCTGGAATACGGGCAACCTAAACCTGTCAGCCCTCCAGGACAGCAACCCCGTGAACGTCCCGAGTATCACAATTGTGGCTACTACTGCTGATCCAGCTGGAAACAGCACTACGGTCACGGCCAAGGTCATCAAGGACACCGCGGCGCCGGCCGTGGCCGGCATCGCATTGGCGAACGGTACCAACGGCGCCAAGTCAGGCACTCCCGATGCGCGTGACACAGTAACCATCACCTACTCGGAAGCAATGGATCCGGCAAAGTTCTGCGCCGGTTGGAGCGGTGGATCCCTTAGCGGCACCGCTACGATTACGAATGGTACGCCAGCAACTAACGACACCATCAGCTTCACCAGCAGCTCCTGCACTGCCCCCAACATCGGGACCATCTTGCTCGGTGGGGACTATGTGGGCACCACGGCAGCCACTTTTGGAGCCAACGGCACAGCCTCCACCTTGACCTGGGACTCTGCAACGAAGACCCTCACCATCAAGCTGGGGAACGCGCCTACCGGTCAGGGAGCGGTCAACACATCGGTTGTACCAGGGACACCCTCCTACACTCCGAACTCGAACCTCACAGACTTGGCCGGTAACCCCTTCGCAACACCGATCGCCACGTTCACCGCCTCGTCGTCGGGGTTCTGA